In Rattus norvegicus strain BN/NHsdMcwi chromosome 1, GRCr8, whole genome shotgun sequence, a genomic segment contains:
- the Catsperg gene encoding cation channel sperm-associated auxiliary subunit gamma isoform X15, translating into METRAPHRRASRKVEVQAAILGAGQRGRTGAAKQRLTGFNQVTGSSYMVFWPAMSPVSPVWPRKPNLCAFWVLRLVLLLSLKSRTEGTLQNCHWLVVLNKFENVGFHLSKDRFLEHQPVDTVSEVFSKLVDSPVDPQEKYLSFPYYLQINFTCPGEVRVYSVSGLISDSEVLARKGHLLGMKPMIQIDYIHSVNFYRWKPENLQILLEAAPMLSRAGDCHAEAMCILNWYTPMPLKNGSVVASVEVYTNGIGPFIPRKRCCFWFFVNMNGFLRKDASGAPVFTVGYESLSLKPSHFRLSKSRPLWYTMDHTPVFILGGFDNEKAILLSDSNFHDFVLLELSIDSCWVGSYYCPILGFSATIHDAIATESTLFIRQNQLVYYFTGTYTTLFDKSRGSRGWVRVLSSECIKKLCPVFVGGNGSEYILALTTGKNEGYIHIGTITDGLVSFQMVPDGWSICEKLPGLNCTIEWAVYIADERNLLLLVKTDSVQFYLVNFNLELKTLHILYKIPEFIPEAQNLDFLVLLGTETYTDTPMIPQGLYFNTLNNVLYIWGNFILQRSHLCSPGCPGTHFVDQAGLKLKVLSASASPMLKLKAYAITPSKVLLKYVCVCVSVWRWYTHTV; encoded by the exons ATGGAAACGCGCGCGCCACACAGGCGTGCCTCGCGCAAGGTGGAAGTCCAAGCGGCCATTTTAGGAGCTGGCCAGAGGGGTAGAACAGGCGCTGCCAAGCAACGGTTGACCGGTTTTAACCAAGTGACTG GTTCTAGCTACATGGTGTTCTGGCCAGCCATGTCCCCTGTCAGCCCTGTGTGGCCGAGAAAACCAAACCTATGCGCATTCTGGGTACTGCGGCTAGTGCTATTGCTGTCGCTGAAGTCGAGAACGGAAGGTACTTTACAGAATTGCCACTGGCTTGTTGTCCTGAACAAGTTCGAGAATGTAGGCTTTCATCTCAGCAAGGATCGATTTCTGGAACACCAGCCTGTCGATACAGTGTCTGAGGTGTTCAGTAAGTTGGTAGACTCGCCAGTTGATCCGCAAGAG AAATATTTGAGCTTTCCTTACTACCTGCAAATCAACTTTACGTGTCCGGGAGAGGTGAGAGTTTACAGTGTGAGTGGACTGATTTCT GATAGCGAGGTGCTGGCCCGAAAGGGCCACCTGTTGGGGATGAAACCCATGATCCAAATCGACTACATACACTCAGTCAATTTCTACCGTTGGAAGCCCGAGAATCTGCAGATCTTGTTGGAGGCTGCTCCAATGCTCAGCAGAG CAGGGGACTGCCACGCGGAGGCCATGTGCATCCTGAACTGGTACACACCCATGCCCTTGAAAAACGGCTCGGTGGTCGCCTCGGTGGAAGTCTACACCAATGGCATAGGACCCTTCATTCCCAGGAAAAGGTGCTGTTTCTG GTTCTTTGTAAATATGAATGGCTTCTTGAGGAAAGACGCAAGTGGTGCACCCGTCTTCACCGTAGGATATGAG AGCCTTTCTCTGAAGCCGTCTCACTTTAGGCTCTCGAAATCAAGACCCCTGTGGTACACTATGGACCACACACCCGTCTTCATCCTTGGGGGCTTTGATAATGAAAAGGCCATCTTGCTCTCTGACAGTAATTTCCATGACTTTGTTCTCTTGGAG CTGAGTATTGATAGTTGCTGGGTCGGCTCCTATTACTGTCCCATTCTTGGCTTCTCAGCCACTATCCATGACGCCATTGCCACCGAGAGCACGCTCTTCATTCGACAGAACCAGCTCGTCTACTATTTCACAGGCACCTACACTACGCTCTTCGACAAGAGCCGCGGCAGCA GAGGCTGGGTTCGTGTCCTGTCTAGCGAGTGCATCAAGAAACTGTGCCCGGTGTTTGTCGGTGGCAATGGTTCTGAATATATCCTAGCCCTCACCACTGGCAAGAACGAGGGTTATATTCACATCGGGACCATCACAG ATGGCCTCGTGTCCTTCCAAATGGTGCCGGATGGCTGGTCAATATGTGAAAAGTTACCAg GTTTGAACTGCACCATTGAGTGGGCTGTATACATTGCCGATGAGAGGAACCTGCTGCTGTTAGTAAAAACTGACTCTGTGCAGTTTTACCTAGTCAACTTCAATTTAG AGCTCAAGACTCTGCACATTCTCTACAAAATACCAGAGTTTATCCCTGAAG CTCAGAACCTGGACTTCTTGGTGCTCCTTGGTACAGAGACTTACACCGACACTCCTATGATTCCCCAGGGCTTGTACTTCAACACACTGAACAACGTGCTGTACATTTGGGGCAATTTCATCCTGCAAAG gtctcacctgtgtagccctggttgtcctggaactcactttgtagaccaggctggcctcaaactcaaagttctgtctgcctctgcctccccaatgctgaaattaaaggcctATGCCATAACTCCCAGTAAAGTTTTacttaagtatgtgtgtgtatgtgtgtctgtgtggaggtgGTATACACATACAGTGTAG
- the Catsperg gene encoding cation channel sperm-associated auxiliary subunit gamma isoform X16: protein METRAPHRRASRKVEVQAAILGAGQRGRTGAAKQRLTGFNQVTGSSYMVFWPAMSPVSPVWPRKPNLCAFWVLRLVLLLSLKSRTEGTLQNCHWLVVLNKFENVGFHLSKDRFLEHQPVDTVSEVFSKLVDSPVDPQEKYLSFPYYLQINFTCPGEDSEVLARKGHLLGMKPMIQIDYIHSVNFYRWKPENLQILLEAAPMLSRAGDCHAEAMCILNWYTPMPLKNGSVVASVEVYTNGIGPFIPRKRFFVNMNGFLRKDASGAPVFTVGYESLSLKPSHFRLSKSRPLWYTMDHTPVFILGGFDNEKAILLSDSNFHDFVLLELSIDSCWVGSYYCPILGFSATIHDAIATESTLFIRQNQLVYYFTGTYTTLFDKSRGSRGWVRVLSSECIKKLCPVFVGGNGSEYILALTTGKNEGYIHIGTITDGLVSFQMVPDGWSICEKLPGLNCTIEWAVYIADERNLLLLVKTDSVQFYLVNFNLELKTLHILYKIPEFIPEAQNLDFLVLLGTETYTDTPMIPQGLYFNTLNNVLYIWGNFILQRSHLCSPGCPGTHFVDQAGLKLKVLSASASPMLKLKAYAITPSKVLLKYVCVCVSVWRWYTHTV, encoded by the exons ATGGAAACGCGCGCGCCACACAGGCGTGCCTCGCGCAAGGTGGAAGTCCAAGCGGCCATTTTAGGAGCTGGCCAGAGGGGTAGAACAGGCGCTGCCAAGCAACGGTTGACCGGTTTTAACCAAGTGACTG GTTCTAGCTACATGGTGTTCTGGCCAGCCATGTCCCCTGTCAGCCCTGTGTGGCCGAGAAAACCAAACCTATGCGCATTCTGGGTACTGCGGCTAGTGCTATTGCTGTCGCTGAAGTCGAGAACGGAAGGTACTTTACAGAATTGCCACTGGCTTGTTGTCCTGAACAAGTTCGAGAATGTAGGCTTTCATCTCAGCAAGGATCGATTTCTGGAACACCAGCCTGTCGATACAGTGTCTGAGGTGTTCAGTAAGTTGGTAGACTCGCCAGTTGATCCGCAAGAG AAATATTTGAGCTTTCCTTACTACCTGCAAATCAACTTTACGTGTCCGGGAGAG GATAGCGAGGTGCTGGCCCGAAAGGGCCACCTGTTGGGGATGAAACCCATGATCCAAATCGACTACATACACTCAGTCAATTTCTACCGTTGGAAGCCCGAGAATCTGCAGATCTTGTTGGAGGCTGCTCCAATGCTCAGCAGAG CAGGGGACTGCCACGCGGAGGCCATGTGCATCCTGAACTGGTACACACCCATGCCCTTGAAAAACGGCTCGGTGGTCGCCTCGGTGGAAGTCTACACCAATGGCATAGGACCCTTCATTCCCAGGAAAAG GTTCTTTGTAAATATGAATGGCTTCTTGAGGAAAGACGCAAGTGGTGCACCCGTCTTCACCGTAGGATATGAG AGCCTTTCTCTGAAGCCGTCTCACTTTAGGCTCTCGAAATCAAGACCCCTGTGGTACACTATGGACCACACACCCGTCTTCATCCTTGGGGGCTTTGATAATGAAAAGGCCATCTTGCTCTCTGACAGTAATTTCCATGACTTTGTTCTCTTGGAG CTGAGTATTGATAGTTGCTGGGTCGGCTCCTATTACTGTCCCATTCTTGGCTTCTCAGCCACTATCCATGACGCCATTGCCACCGAGAGCACGCTCTTCATTCGACAGAACCAGCTCGTCTACTATTTCACAGGCACCTACACTACGCTCTTCGACAAGAGCCGCGGCAGCA GAGGCTGGGTTCGTGTCCTGTCTAGCGAGTGCATCAAGAAACTGTGCCCGGTGTTTGTCGGTGGCAATGGTTCTGAATATATCCTAGCCCTCACCACTGGCAAGAACGAGGGTTATATTCACATCGGGACCATCACAG ATGGCCTCGTGTCCTTCCAAATGGTGCCGGATGGCTGGTCAATATGTGAAAAGTTACCAg GTTTGAACTGCACCATTGAGTGGGCTGTATACATTGCCGATGAGAGGAACCTGCTGCTGTTAGTAAAAACTGACTCTGTGCAGTTTTACCTAGTCAACTTCAATTTAG AGCTCAAGACTCTGCACATTCTCTACAAAATACCAGAGTTTATCCCTGAAG CTCAGAACCTGGACTTCTTGGTGCTCCTTGGTACAGAGACTTACACCGACACTCCTATGATTCCCCAGGGCTTGTACTTCAACACACTGAACAACGTGCTGTACATTTGGGGCAATTTCATCCTGCAAAG gtctcacctgtgtagccctggttgtcctggaactcactttgtagaccaggctggcctcaaactcaaagttctgtctgcctctgcctccccaatgctgaaattaaaggcctATGCCATAACTCCCAGTAAAGTTTTacttaagtatgtgtgtgtatgtgtgtctgtgtggaggtgGTATACACATACAGTGTAG
- the Catsperg gene encoding cation channel sperm-associated auxiliary subunit gamma isoform X11, with protein METRAPHRRASRKVEVQAAILGAGQRGRTGAAKQRLTGFNQVTGSSYMVFWPAMSPVSPVWPRKPNLCAFWVLRLVLLLSLKSRTEGTLQNCHWLVVLNKFENVGFHLSKDRFLEHQPVDTVSEVFSKLVDSPVDPQEKYLSFPYYLQINFTCPGEVRVYSVSGLISDSEVLARKGHLLGMKPMIQIDYIHSVNFYRWKPENLQILLEAAPMLSRAGDCHAEAMCILNWYTPMPLKNGSVVASVEVYTNGIGPFIPRKRCCFWFFVNMNGFLRKDASGAPVFTVGYESLSLKPSHFRLSKSRPLWYTMDHTPVFILGGFDNEKAILLSDSNFHDFVLLELSIDSCWVGSYYCPILGFSATIHDAIATESTLFIRQNQLVYYFTGTYTTLFDKSRGSRGWVRVLSSECIKKLCPVFVGGNGSEYILALTTGKNEGYIHIGTITDGLVSFQMVPDGWSICEKLPGLNCTIEWAVYIADERNLLLLVKTDSVQFYLVNFNLELKTLHILYKIPEFIPEAQNLDFLVLLGTETYTDTPMIPQGLYFNTLNNVLYIWGNFILQSYNREHFIFLADFPKESTIKYMLNSYKGHITFVTEDEEIWYFLEGGYDVYRIVPSQGWNTYFNLQKLEKSPLYSNDETLVSLFYEKNHLYELVYLFDNGKERLVRRFLPVGKLMEYDLPKPFKIGSQRENKIISFEYICPFKEIHLLDVPQKQHVERKESYLALPPLVSESSGFHNNYTLAVYQGLVYYLLWLHAKYNKPYADPVHDPTWRWWQHKIVYKDYYFYLFSNRLTAEGMYINMNAYQKLYNLSSDYSMADFVFLDKGNWFSITAALLSHQDTFTSADSPGAGLEVDRKLAVSVILADPECLSSSVTQEIHLNRNLLLFKIKITDKRKCSEQGITGRNLKKTSMLIKVLGASGKCFQATTLDTIIRVLDFLGFPDDENIHRLSTWQASGLRCLLHSYAFPEDKQALS; from the exons ATGGAAACGCGCGCGCCACACAGGCGTGCCTCGCGCAAGGTGGAAGTCCAAGCGGCCATTTTAGGAGCTGGCCAGAGGGGTAGAACAGGCGCTGCCAAGCAACGGTTGACCGGTTTTAACCAAGTGACTG GTTCTAGCTACATGGTGTTCTGGCCAGCCATGTCCCCTGTCAGCCCTGTGTGGCCGAGAAAACCAAACCTATGCGCATTCTGGGTACTGCGGCTAGTGCTATTGCTGTCGCTGAAGTCGAGAACGGAAGGTACTTTACAGAATTGCCACTGGCTTGTTGTCCTGAACAAGTTCGAGAATGTAGGCTTTCATCTCAGCAAGGATCGATTTCTGGAACACCAGCCTGTCGATACAGTGTCTGAGGTGTTCAGTAAGTTGGTAGACTCGCCAGTTGATCCGCAAGAG AAATATTTGAGCTTTCCTTACTACCTGCAAATCAACTTTACGTGTCCGGGAGAGGTGAGAGTTTACAGTGTGAGTGGACTGATTTCT GATAGCGAGGTGCTGGCCCGAAAGGGCCACCTGTTGGGGATGAAACCCATGATCCAAATCGACTACATACACTCAGTCAATTTCTACCGTTGGAAGCCCGAGAATCTGCAGATCTTGTTGGAGGCTGCTCCAATGCTCAGCAGAG CAGGGGACTGCCACGCGGAGGCCATGTGCATCCTGAACTGGTACACACCCATGCCCTTGAAAAACGGCTCGGTGGTCGCCTCGGTGGAAGTCTACACCAATGGCATAGGACCCTTCATTCCCAGGAAAAGGTGCTGTTTCTG GTTCTTTGTAAATATGAATGGCTTCTTGAGGAAAGACGCAAGTGGTGCACCCGTCTTCACCGTAGGATATGAG AGCCTTTCTCTGAAGCCGTCTCACTTTAGGCTCTCGAAATCAAGACCCCTGTGGTACACTATGGACCACACACCCGTCTTCATCCTTGGGGGCTTTGATAATGAAAAGGCCATCTTGCTCTCTGACAGTAATTTCCATGACTTTGTTCTCTTGGAG CTGAGTATTGATAGTTGCTGGGTCGGCTCCTATTACTGTCCCATTCTTGGCTTCTCAGCCACTATCCATGACGCCATTGCCACCGAGAGCACGCTCTTCATTCGACAGAACCAGCTCGTCTACTATTTCACAGGCACCTACACTACGCTCTTCGACAAGAGCCGCGGCAGCA GAGGCTGGGTTCGTGTCCTGTCTAGCGAGTGCATCAAGAAACTGTGCCCGGTGTTTGTCGGTGGCAATGGTTCTGAATATATCCTAGCCCTCACCACTGGCAAGAACGAGGGTTATATTCACATCGGGACCATCACAG ATGGCCTCGTGTCCTTCCAAATGGTGCCGGATGGCTGGTCAATATGTGAAAAGTTACCAg GTTTGAACTGCACCATTGAGTGGGCTGTATACATTGCCGATGAGAGGAACCTGCTGCTGTTAGTAAAAACTGACTCTGTGCAGTTTTACCTAGTCAACTTCAATTTAG AGCTCAAGACTCTGCACATTCTCTACAAAATACCAGAGTTTATCCCTGAAG CTCAGAACCTGGACTTCTTGGTGCTCCTTGGTACAGAGACTTACACCGACACTCCTATGATTCCCCAGGGCTTGTACTTCAACACACTGAACAACGTGCTGTACATTTGGGGCAATTTCATCCTGCAAAG TTACAATAGGGAACACTTCATTTTTCTGGCGGACTTCCCCAAGGAGTCCACCATCAAATACATGCTCAACTCTTACAAGGGACATATAACTTTTGTCACAGAAGATGAAGAG ATCTGGTACTTTCTGGAAGGTGGCTATGACGTATACAGGATAGTCCCATCCCAAGGCTGGAACACCTACTTTAACCTGCAGAAGCTGGAAAAGTCGCCCCTCTATTCAAATGATGAGACCTTGGTCTCCCTCTTCTACGAGAAGAATCATCTCTATGAG CTGGTGTATCTTTTTGACAACGGAAAAGAGCGTTTGGTCAGGAGGTTCTTGCCTGTGGGGAAGTTGATGGAGTATGACCTGCCCAAACCCTTCAAAATAGGGAGCCAACG GGAGAACAAGATAATCTCCTTCGAATACATCTGCCCCTTCAAGGAAATTCATCTACTTGATGTACCCCAAAAACAGCATGTGGAACGCAAGGAGAGCTACCTTGCCCTACCGCCTCTGGTCTCTGAATCCTCGGGCTTCCACAACAATTACACGCTTGCCGTCTATCAAGGCCTTGTCTATTACCTGCTGTGGCTACACGCCAAGTACAATAAG CCCTACGCGGACCCAGTGCATGATCCCACCTGGCGCTGGTGGCAACACAAAATAGTGTACAAG GATTACTACTTTTACCTGTTCAGCAACCGGCTGACAGCGGAAGGCATGTATATCAACATGAATGCCTACCAAAAGCTGTACAACCTCTCCAGCGATTACTCGATGGCCGACTTTGTCTTCCTAGACAAGGGCAACTGGTTTAGCATCACTGCAGCCTTATTGTCGCATCAGGACACCTTCACAAGCGCTGATAGCCCAG gagCCGGTCTTGAAGTGGATAGGAAGCTGGCAGTGTCTGTGATACTGGCGGATCCTGAGTGCCTTTCATCGTCTGTGACTCAGGAGATCCATCTTAATCGAAACCTATTGCTCTTCAAG aTTAAAATCACAGACAAAAGGAAATGCTCTGAACAGGGAATAACTGGACGTAACCTGAAAAAGACTTCTATGTTGATCAAG GTACTGGGCGCTTCGGGGAAATGCTTCCAAGCCACAACCCTTGACACGATCATTCGAGTACTGGACTTTTTGG GGTTTCCTGATGACGAAAATATTCATCGGCTGTCCACCTGGCAAGCGTCTGGCCTTCGATGTCTCCTACACAGTTATGCATTCCCAGAAGATAAACAAGCACTATCTTGA